The following proteins are encoded in a genomic region of Oscillospiraceae bacterium:
- a CDS encoding GerAB/ArcD/ProY family transporter — translation MKPDMITARQLTALSLFSLLPQAGGLFAALTAERAGVAGWLAPLPAVLPALGALFLLQALYRRHPDAPLDRIVLSALGPVAGRAFLGLAALWCLLRGALVLRLHGARGVELLFPRTHPAGLMLLLLLVTLRAARGRLSVLSRAGVLCLLLVSVGLLLLWLPALPSARLMPFLPAEPADATRLLQGAWPLAALFGFAVLTNFLSGQVDDRTNTGRRSVPPLLLCAGATALLLLFSYQVFGAALAARMPEPFPAAAGSLSGPGGTARLAPFVLSLWSLCDFLHLALTSLTAMSLLGAVTGRTNLRPLAIPLHVLLFLGALVIPLGSTDLRALATVLLPWGDGLLAFGLPPLLYLADRLRRKL, via the coding sequence TTGAAACCGGACATGATCACGGCGCGGCAGCTCACGGCCCTGAGTCTGTTTTCGCTGCTCCCCCAGGCCGGCGGTCTCTTTGCCGCTCTGACGGCCGAACGGGCTGGCGTCGCGGGCTGGCTGGCGCCGCTGCCGGCCGTGCTGCCCGCCTTGGGCGCGCTGTTTCTTCTGCAGGCTCTGTATCGCCGGCACCCCGACGCGCCGCTGGACCGGATCGTCCTCTCGGCGCTGGGTCCCGTGGCCGGGCGCGCTTTTCTGGGGCTTGCCGCGCTCTGGTGTCTGCTGCGCGGCGCGCTGGTGCTGCGGCTCCATGGCGCGCGCGGCGTCGAGCTCCTGTTTCCGCGCACCCACCCCGCCGGCCTCATGCTGCTTCTGCTGCTCGTCACCCTTCGGGCCGCCCGCGGCCGGCTGAGTGTACTCAGCCGCGCCGGCGTGCTCTGTCTGCTGCTGGTCTCGGTGGGGCTCCTGCTCCTGTGGCTCCCGGCGCTGCCCAGCGCGCGGCTCATGCCGTTCCTGCCTGCGGAACCGGCGGATGCAACGCGGCTTCTGCAGGGCGCATGGCCGCTCGCGGCGCTGTTTGGCTTTGCCGTCCTCACAAACTTCCTCTCCGGGCAGGTGGACGACCGCACCAATACAGGGCGGCGAAGCGTACCGCCGCTGCTCCTTTGTGCGGGCGCGACGGCTCTACTCCTTCTGTTCAGCTACCAAGTATTCGGCGCGGCACTGGCGGCCCGTATGCCGGAGCCTTTCCCGGCGGCGGCCGGGAGTCTGTCCGGCCCGGGCGGTACGGCGCGGCTCGCGCCGTTTGTTCTTTCTCTTTGGAGTCTGTGTGACTTTCTACACCTCGCGCTCACCTCTCTGACCGCCATGTCTCTCCTTGGCGCCGTCACAGGGCGTACCAATCTGAGGCCGCTGGCGATCCCACTCCATGTCCTTCTATTTTTGGGCGCGCTGGTCATCCCCCTCGGCAGCACGGACCTGCGGGCGCTGGCCACCGTTCTCCTGCCCTGGGGCGACGGTCTCCTCGCCTTCGGTCTCCCGCCGCTCCTCTATCTCGCCGACAGACTGCGAAGGAAACTGTGA
- a CDS encoding spore germination protein: MFARLRQALRPKTPYHPRRVPHLTEPPTPAGLTKAFGGSSDLQRREVRVGGGRGFLVTVLSLDGLTNGRWISEEILRPLSTHPRLRHCRRRAELMALLQNGGVPSAVCQVRTTADDVAGDLVAGACAVFVDGADTVVTFEARAFPTRGISEPTGENVLKGAKDGLVESLRINTALVRRRIKTPDLRCRESVAGRQTRTALSLLYLEGLTNPALVQALARRVDAIDVDGVLTACDVEEYIADNRYTLFPQVLSTERADRLCSGLLAGQVGLLVDGLPFAYLLPITFAQLMKAPEDYAHNYLVASLITVFRHIAFVLTLTLPGLYLAVVTFHVEVLPPQLAAAIIATKRAVPFSSLIEVITMLVIFELLIEAGLRLPKAVGQTVSIVGGLVIGEAAVAAGIASPDVIIVIALTGICGFVMPSYDFSLAVRCFRFLFVLGARVAGLPGLSAVGLFLIHHMAGLSSFGVPYLTSFALGCHRDAIVRILRPPLWLVKERSHALDPLNRRNQR, from the coding sequence ATGTTTGCCCGGCTGAGACAGGCATTGCGGCCAAAGACGCCCTACCACCCGCGGCGTGTGCCGCACCTGACCGAACCGCCGACGCCGGCGGGGCTGACAAAGGCCTTCGGCGGCAGCTCGGACCTTCAACGGCGCGAGGTGCGTGTCGGCGGCGGGCGGGGATTTCTGGTCACCGTGCTGTCTTTGGATGGCCTCACAAACGGGCGTTGGATCTCCGAAGAGATCCTGCGTCCTCTCTCCACCCACCCCCGGCTCCGGCACTGCCGCCGCCGCGCCGAACTGATGGCGCTGCTTCAAAACGGCGGCGTCCCCAGCGCCGTCTGCCAGGTGCGGACGACGGCGGACGATGTGGCCGGCGACCTCGTGGCGGGGGCTTGCGCCGTGTTTGTCGACGGAGCCGACACCGTCGTCACATTCGAAGCCCGGGCGTTCCCCACCCGCGGCATCTCGGAACCCACGGGAGAGAACGTACTCAAGGGCGCGAAGGACGGCTTGGTCGAGAGCCTGCGCATCAACACGGCGCTGGTGCGCAGGCGCATCAAGACCCCGGATCTGCGGTGCCGCGAGAGCGTGGCCGGCCGGCAGACGCGCACGGCGCTGTCTCTCCTCTACCTGGAAGGGCTGACGAACCCCGCGCTGGTCCAGGCGCTGGCCCGGCGCGTCGACGCAATCGACGTGGACGGCGTCCTCACGGCCTGTGATGTGGAGGAATACATCGCCGACAACCGGTACACCCTGTTCCCGCAGGTGCTCTCCACCGAACGCGCGGACCGTCTGTGCAGCGGCCTGCTGGCTGGGCAAGTGGGCCTGCTCGTGGACGGTCTCCCGTTTGCCTACCTGCTGCCGATCACCTTCGCACAGTTGATGAAGGCGCCGGAGGACTACGCACACAATTACTTGGTCGCCTCCCTGATTACGGTGTTCCGCCACATCGCCTTCGTGCTGACGCTCACGCTGCCGGGTCTCTATCTGGCCGTCGTCACCTTCCATGTGGAGGTTCTGCCCCCGCAGCTCGCCGCCGCCATCATCGCCACCAAGCGCGCCGTTCCTTTCTCCTCGCTGATCGAGGTCATCACGATGCTGGTGATCTTCGAACTGCTGATCGAGGCCGGGCTGCGCCTGCCCAAGGCGGTGGGGCAGACGGTCTCCATCGTCGGCGGACTCGTCATCGGCGAGGCGGCCGTGGCGGCGGGCATCGCCTCGCCCGACGTCATCATCGTCATCGCGCTGACCGGCATCTGCGGTTTCGTCATGCCGAGTTACGACTTCTCGCTGGCCGTGCGGTGCTTCCGTTTTCTCTTCGTTCTGGGCGCCCGGGTCGCCGGGCTGCCGGGGCTGTCCGCCGTCGGACTTTTTTTGATCCACCACATGGCCGGTCTGTCCAGCTTTGGCGTACCCTACCTCACCTCCTTCGCCCTGGGCTGCCACCGGGACGCCATCGTGCGCATACTGCGCCCGCCGCTGTGGCTCGTCAAGGAGCGTTCCCACGCGCTGGACCCCCTCAACCGGCGCAACCAGCGATGA
- a CDS encoding anthranilate synthase component I family protein: MYTPDKAQAAVLAEGYRSIPVCRTLDGCTRTPVEIFQVLKHLSRQCYILESLEDPQAKGRYTFLGYDPKLEITCQDGALRIRNGSEIRLSTRDPGAAVQQVIEENRCPRLPDLPPFSGGLVGYFSYDYLKYAEPSLRQGAEDQENFKDVDLMLFDKVIAYDHLKRRLQLIIQVKTDALEENYNRAVSEIEYMSWLIEHGQAAEMPPLRLLSPLRALFDRDRYCAMVERAKAHIREGDIFQVVLSNRMEAEVSGSLFDTYRALRTINPSPYMFYFSSDDIEIAGASPETLVRLRERDVYTFPLAGTRPRGRTEAEDRALEQELLADPKELAEHNMLVDLGRNDIGRISEFGSVDVEEYLGIERFSHVMHIGSTVRGTLRADRTALDAIGALLPAGTLSGAPKLRACEIIRALEGNKRGLYGGAIGYLGFTGDMDTCIAIRIAFKKNGKVFIRSGAGIVADSVPENEFEECNKKMRAVINALSLAEGGYEA, encoded by the coding sequence ATGTATACGCCGGACAAAGCGCAGGCGGCGGTTCTCGCCGAGGGATATCGGTCGATTCCGGTCTGTCGGACGCTGGACGGGTGTACGCGGACGCCGGTGGAGATCTTTCAGGTTCTCAAACACCTGAGCCGGCAGTGCTACATCCTTGAGAGCCTGGAGGACCCGCAGGCCAAAGGGCGCTATACCTTTCTGGGGTATGACCCCAAACTGGAGATCACCTGTCAAGACGGGGCGCTGCGGATCCGAAACGGTTCCGAGATCCGCCTCTCGACCCGGGATCCGGGCGCGGCCGTCCAGCAGGTGATCGAGGAGAACCGGTGTCCGCGTCTGCCGGACCTGCCGCCGTTTTCGGGCGGGCTCGTCGGGTATTTTTCCTACGATTACCTCAAGTACGCGGAGCCCTCGCTGCGGCAGGGCGCCGAGGACCAGGAGAATTTCAAGGACGTGGACCTCATGCTGTTCGATAAAGTGATCGCTTACGACCACCTCAAGCGCCGGCTCCAGCTGATCATCCAGGTGAAGACCGATGCGTTGGAAGAAAATTATAATCGGGCGGTCAGCGAGATCGAGTACATGTCGTGGCTGATCGAACACGGGCAAGCGGCGGAGATGCCGCCGCTGCGTCTGCTGTCGCCGCTACGCGCGCTCTTCGACCGGGACCGCTACTGCGCGATGGTGGAGCGGGCCAAGGCGCACATCCGGGAGGGGGATATCTTTCAGGTCGTGCTGTCGAACCGGATGGAGGCGGAGGTGTCGGGCAGCCTGTTTGACACCTATCGGGCGCTACGCACAATCAATCCGTCCCCCTATATGTTCTACTTCAGCAGCGACGATATCGAGATTGCGGGCGCCTCGCCGGAGACGCTGGTGAGACTCCGGGAGCGGGACGTGTATACCTTTCCGCTGGCGGGCACCCGGCCGCGGGGGCGGACGGAGGCGGAGGACCGCGCGCTGGAGCAGGAACTGCTGGCCGACCCAAAGGAACTGGCGGAACACAACATGCTGGTTGACTTGGGGCGCAACGACATCGGGCGGATCAGCGAATTTGGCTCTGTCGACGTGGAGGAATATCTGGGGATCGAGCGCTTTTCCCATGTGATGCACATCGGTTCCACCGTGCGGGGGACGCTCCGTGCGGACAGGACTGCGCTGGACGCGATAGGAGCACTGCTGCCGGCCGGCACGCTCTCGGGCGCGCCGAAACTCCGGGCCTGCGAGATCATCCGCGCACTGGAGGGCAACAAGCGGGGCCTGTACGGCGGCGCCATCGGTTATCTCGGCTTCACCGGCGACATGGACACATGCATCGCCATCCGCATCGCGTTCAAGAAAAACGGGAAGGTCTTCATCCGCTCCGGCGCGGGCATCGTCGCGGACAGCGTGCCGGAGAACGAATTTGAGGAGTGCAACAAGAAGATGCGGGCGGTGATAAACGCGCTGTCGCTCGCGGAAGGGGGGTATGAGGCGTGA
- a CDS encoding aminodeoxychorismate/anthranilate synthase component II: MTLLIDNYDSFSYNLYQMIGALDPDVRVVRNDALTAGEIGALHPARIVLSPGPGRPEDAGVCVETVRSLAGQIPILGVCLGHQAICVAFGAVVSYAKTLMHGKASRITLAEDCPLFCGLPPVIEGGRYHSLAARSETLPAALRTAAYADDGEVMAVWRPNCEVYGLQFHPESILTPEGRAILANFIERRRSV; the protein is encoded by the coding sequence GTGACGCTGCTCATCGACAATTACGATAGCTTTTCTTACAATTTATACCAAATGATCGGCGCACTGGACCCCGACGTCCGGGTGGTGCGCAACGACGCGCTGACAGCCGGGGAGATCGGGGCGCTGCACCCGGCGCGGATCGTGCTCTCGCCGGGGCCGGGCCGTCCGGAGGACGCCGGTGTGTGCGTGGAGACGGTCCGCAGCCTGGCCGGGCAGATTCCGATTTTGGGGGTGTGCCTGGGGCATCAGGCGATCTGCGTGGCCTTTGGGGCTGTCGTCTCTTACGCGAAGACGCTGATGCACGGCAAGGCCTCTCGCATCACGCTGGCGGAGGACTGCCCGCTGTTTTGCGGATTGCCTCCCGTCATCGAGGGGGGGCGGTACCACTCGCTGGCCGCGCGGTCAGAGACGCTGCCGGCGGCGCTGCGTACCGCCGCGTACGCCGACGACGGAGAGGTGATGGCGGTGTGGCGCCCAAACTGCGAGGTGTACGGCCTGCAGTTTCATCCGGAGTCCATTCTGACGCCCGAGGGGCGGGCCATTTTGGCCAATTTTATCGAGAGGAGACGATCCGTGTGA
- the trpD gene encoding anthranilate phosphoribosyltransferase, whose protein sequence is MIQEAIRKAAARENLPYEMAEAVMDEIMGGRASGIQMAAFLTAMALKGETIEEITASAAGMRKHCIRLLHDMDVLEIVGTGGDHSNSFNISTTSALVVSAAGVPVAKHGNRAASSRSGAADLLEALGVDITAPPETSLLLLRRIRLCFLFAQNYHIAMKYVAPVRRELGIRTLFNILGPLVNPAGANRELLGVYEEELVEPMARVLSNLGVTDALVVHGQDGLDEISLSAPTSVCEVRGGIFRSYVIRSEDFGLPRCRKEDLVGGTPADNAEITRAILRGERGPKRNAVVLNSAAALFLARPALSIRAAVALAEEVIDSGRALAQLERFITLSNGVPSAEADRAAVR, encoded by the coding sequence GTGATCCAGGAGGCAATTCGCAAGGCGGCGGCCCGGGAGAATCTTCCCTACGAGATGGCGGAAGCCGTGATGGATGAAATCATGGGGGGCCGGGCGAGCGGCATTCAAATGGCGGCGTTTTTGACCGCGATGGCGCTCAAAGGAGAGACGATTGAGGAGATCACCGCCTCGGCGGCGGGGATGCGCAAACATTGCATCCGTCTGCTGCACGACATGGACGTGCTGGAGATCGTCGGGACAGGGGGCGACCACTCGAACTCCTTCAACATCTCGACGACTTCGGCGCTCGTCGTGTCCGCCGCGGGGGTCCCTGTGGCCAAACACGGCAACCGCGCGGCCTCCAGCCGCTCCGGTGCGGCTGACCTGCTGGAGGCGCTGGGCGTCGACATCACGGCGCCGCCGGAGACGAGTCTGCTGCTGCTGCGGCGCATCCGCCTGTGTTTCTTGTTTGCGCAGAACTATCACATCGCGATGAAGTATGTGGCGCCGGTCCGCCGTGAGCTCGGCATCCGCACGCTGTTTAACATTTTGGGGCCGCTTGTAAACCCCGCGGGCGCCAACCGGGAGCTGCTCGGGGTGTATGAGGAGGAGCTCGTGGAACCGATGGCGCGGGTGCTTTCGAACCTCGGCGTGACGGACGCGCTCGTCGTGCACGGGCAGGACGGGCTGGATGAGATCTCGCTCAGCGCGCCCACCAGCGTCTGCGAGGTCCGCGGCGGCATCTTCCGGTCGTATGTCATACGGTCCGAGGATTTTGGCCTGCCGCGGTGTCGCAAGGAGGACCTCGTCGGCGGGACGCCGGCGGACAACGCGGAGATCACGCGGGCGATTCTCAGGGGCGAGCGGGGGCCGAAGCGGAACGCGGTCGTGCTGAATTCGGCGGCCGCCCTCTTCCTCGCGCGGCCCGCGCTGTCGATTCGGGCGGCCGTCGCCCTTGCCGAAGAGGTGATCGACAGCGGGCGGGCGCTGGCGCAGCTTGAGCGCTTCATCACGCTGTCAAACGGCGTGCCGTCGGCGGAAGCGGACAGGGCGGCGGTCCGATGA
- the trpC gene encoding indole-3-glycerol phosphate synthase TrpC, producing the protein MSTILDKIAADARARVARAKEADPPGALAARAQASPAPPKGFPFERALAAPGLSFICEVKRASPSKGVIDEVFPYREIAREYERAGAAALSVLTEPTRFGGRDHHLREIAADVACPVLRKDFVVDDYQICEARLLGASAVLLIAALLDEALLRAYLACAHGLGLSALVEARTEAEVDGAVRAGARVVGVNNRDLKTFEVDFATAARLRGRVPTGVLFVAESGVRTAEDVRALADVGADAVLVGETLMRAPDKGARLAELRALL; encoded by the coding sequence ATGAGTACGATCTTGGACAAAATCGCGGCCGACGCGCGCGCGCGCGTGGCCCGGGCCAAGGAGGCAGACCCGCCCGGCGCGCTGGCGGCTCGGGCGCAGGCGTCGCCGGCGCCCCCCAAGGGGTTTCCGTTCGAGCGGGCGCTGGCCGCGCCGGGGTTGTCGTTCATCTGCGAGGTGAAGCGGGCTTCGCCGTCGAAGGGCGTCATCGACGAGGTCTTCCCTTACCGGGAGATTGCCCGAGAGTACGAACGGGCGGGCGCGGCCGCGCTGTCGGTACTGACGGAGCCGACCCGTTTTGGCGGCCGGGACCACCACCTGCGCGAGATCGCCGCCGATGTCGCGTGCCCCGTGCTGCGCAAGGATTTTGTCGTGGATGACTACCAGATCTGCGAGGCCCGGCTGCTCGGCGCGTCCGCCGTGCTGCTCATCGCCGCGCTGCTGGACGAGGCGTTGCTGCGGGCGTATCTCGCATGTGCGCATGGCCTTGGGCTCTCCGCGCTGGTGGAGGCGCGCACCGAGGCGGAAGTGGACGGCGCCGTGCGCGCGGGCGCGCGCGTTGTCGGCGTAAACAACCGGGACCTCAAGACCTTCGAGGTGGACTTTGCGACCGCCGCGCGGCTGCGCGGACGGGTACCGACGGGGGTGCTCTTTGTCGCGGAGAGCGGGGTTCGCACGGCGGAGGACGTCCGCGCGCTCGCGGACGTCGGCGCCGACGCGGTGCTGGTGGGAGAGACGCTGATGCGCGCCCCGGACAAGGGCGCGCGTCTCGCCGAACTCCGGGCGCTGCTGTGA
- a CDS encoding phosphoribosylanthranilate isomerase, whose product MPKIKICGLWREQDIEYANEAGPDYIGFVFAESRRRVSAARAAALRARLRPGIIPVGVFVDAAAEEIAALCRGGVIEAVQVHGRETNGDVAALKARCRVPIIRAVRVGDGGGPCTAALGAADFLLFDSGAGSGRPFDWRRLEAPRAPYFLAGGIGLHNLAGALALRPYGVDVSSGAETGGVKDLQKMRALVKTLRAES is encoded by the coding sequence GTGCCGAAGATCAAGATCTGCGGGCTGTGGCGCGAGCAGGACATCGAGTACGCGAATGAGGCCGGGCCGGATTACATCGGGTTTGTGTTCGCCGAGAGCCGCCGCCGGGTGTCGGCGGCGCGGGCGGCCGCGCTGCGCGCCCGCCTGCGACCCGGGATCATTCCCGTCGGCGTGTTTGTGGACGCGGCGGCGGAGGAGATCGCCGCGCTGTGCCGCGGCGGCGTCATCGAGGCCGTGCAGGTCCACGGACGCGAGACAAACGGCGATGTTGCCGCCCTCAAGGCACGCTGCCGCGTCCCCATTATCCGGGCCGTGCGCGTCGGAGACGGCGGCGGGCCGTGCACGGCCGCCCTCGGCGCGGCGGACTTCCTGCTGTTCGACAGCGGCGCCGGGTCCGGCCGTCCGTTTGACTGGCGCCGGTTGGAGGCGCCGCGCGCGCCGTACTTTCTGGCCGGCGGTATCGGGCTCCACAACCTCGCCGGGGCCCTCGCGCTTCGCCCCTACGGCGTCGACGTCAGCAGCGGCGCCGAGACCGGCGGTGTCAAGGACCTGCAAAAGATGCGGGCGTTGGTGAAAACATTGAGAGCGGAGAGTTGA